The genomic region CAAGCCGCCCAAAAGTCTGGGCCGGCTCGAAGACCTGGCTGCCCGTTTCTGTCTGATCACCAACACGACCACCCCTTTGTTGGGAAGGAAAAAAATATTTACCTTTGCCGGGGATCACGGGGTGGCTGAAGAAGGGGTCTCGGCCTATCCCAAAGAGGTAACCCCCCAAATGGTCCGGAATATATTGGCCGGAGGGGCGGCGGTGAATGTCCTGGCCAGACATGCCGGAGCGGAAGTCTGCGTGATCGACATGGGGGTGGATGATCCCTTAGCCGATGCGCCGAATCTCATCCGCCGCAAAATAAAGTTCGGGACCAACAATATGGCCAAAGGAGCGGCCATGAGTCTTGAAGAGGCCGGGCAAGCCATAGAAGCCGGGATTGAATTGGCCCGGTCGGCCGCTCAAGATGGTGTGACCCTCATCGGGACCGGAGAAATGGGGATCGCCAACACCACCCCTTCATCGGCCCTTTTTGCCGCCCTGCTCCCCTGCCCGGTGGAAGATATTACCGGCCGCGGCACCGGGATCGATGATGCCGGGTTGATTAAAAAGATAGAAGTCATCAAGCGGGCCTTGAAGGTCAACCAGGCAAAGTTGAGTGATCCCCTC from Deltaproteobacteria bacterium harbors:
- the cobT gene encoding nicotinate-nucleotide--dimethylbenzimidazole phosphoribosyltransferase, which produces KPPKSLGRLEDLAARFCLITNTTTPLLGRKKIFTFAGDHGVAEEGVSAYPKEVTPQMVRNILAGGAAVNVLARHAGAEVCVIDMGVDDPLADAPNLIRRKIKFGTNNMAKGAAMSLEEAGQAIEAGIELARSAAQDGVTLIGTGEMGIANTTPSSALFAALLPCPVEDITGRGTGIDDAGLIKKIEVIKRALKVNQAKLSDPLSTLAAVGGLEIAGICGLCLGAAASRIPVVVDGFISSAGALVACRLCPSVREYLFFSHLSEEAGHATFLRLFKVEPILDLKMRLGEGTGAALAMSIIEASVKIYNEMATFASAGVSDKA